The Thermococcus celericrescens genomic interval GACGAGCGAAGCCCACTTGCCCTTCTCGATGCTTCCGAGCCTGTCGTCAACGCCGAGTATCTTCGCGTTGTTGTGGGTGATGACCTTTATCGCTTCCGCCTTGCTCATGCCGAGCCTTATGAAGTGCCTGAGCTGCAGGTAGAGGTTCGCCTGGAGCGTGACCGGGTGGTCGCTCATGAGGCCGAAGAGCGGTTTGACCTCGAGCAGGTAGCGGGCGTTCTTCCAGTCCTCGTGCTTCAGCTCGACCTTGTAGGGAAGCGAGTCGAAGGGACCGTAGATTACCGGAACGCCTTCGGCCTTAATCTTCTCGAAGGTCTCCCTGCTGTGGACGTCGCCGGCGTGCTCGATGGTTATCTTGAGCCCAAACTTCCTCTTTATCATGAGGAGCGCCGCGATGTCGTCCTCCTTGTGGACGTGGACGCGGAGCGGGATCTCGCCCTTGAGGACAGGAATTAGTGCCTCAACCGTAGGCTCAACTTCCTCCGGCTCCTTCTTGCCCTTCTCGATGAGGGCTATCGTCTTCTGCGTCTTTATCAGCCAGTTGAGGAGAATACCTATCGCACCCATCCTCGTGCTCGGTCTGGTTCCCTTCCACTCCTTCGTCGAGCGCGGGTTGTAGCCGAACGCCGCTTTAACGCCCGCATACTGGATGAAGGCATCCTCTATGTCCCTGCCGTAGTTCCTTATGAAGACCGCCTTTCCTCCTATGATGTTTCCGCTTCCCGGCAGGACAGAGGAGTACAGCACACCGAACTCGATGGAGTGCTTGAAGGCCTTGTCGTCCATGTAAATTGAGTAGAGGGCATCGACGAGTGGAAGAACAGCATCCATCTGCTCGTTGGCTTCGCCCTCCTGGTAGGGTTCACCGTAGCGGTCCATTCCTATGTGGCTGTGGCCGTCTATGAAGGCCGGCGTTACAACGCCCCCGGCTATTACCTCAGCTTCCTTTGGCTTATCCTTCGTCACATCAACGATGTTTCTATCAAAAACGACGTAGACGTCCCTCTGGACGTTGCCCAGACCATCGTAGAGAAGATTAGCCTTGACGGCTTTCACGTTCATCACCGTTAAGAGATGAGCACTAACGTTTAAATGCTTGTCGATTTCAGAATTGAATAATTACACAATTCGATAATTATGCAGCCAAAAAGATGATGTAAGAACGGAAAAGGCTCAGTATGGAAACTCGACGCCCAGGTCCTTCGCTATCTCACGGAGGTCAGAAACCTTTCGTTCGCTTCGAAAGATGGCAGAAATGAGGAAAGTCAGAAGGTGGGGGCGTAGCCCATCTCTTCCGAAATCTTCCTGAGCCTCTCGATCCTCGCCTCGGTAGGCGGGTGAGTCGAGAACAGACTCGCCAGGCTGGTTCCCTTGAACGGGTTCACTATGAACATGTGAGCCGTTGCAGGGTTCCCATCCCTCATCGGCCGGTAGCTGACGGCGCGTTCTATCTTCATCAGCGCGCTCGCGAGCGCCCAGGGCTTGCCGCTTATCTTCGCCCCGCCTTCATCGGCCAGGAATTCCCTCGACCT includes:
- a CDS encoding amidohydrolase — its product is MKAVKANLLYDGLGNVQRDVYVVFDRNIVDVTKDKPKEAEVIAGGVVTPAFIDGHSHIGMDRYGEPYQEGEANEQMDAVLPLVDALYSIYMDDKAFKHSIEFGVLYSSVLPGSGNIIGGKAVFIRNYGRDIEDAFIQYAGVKAAFGYNPRSTKEWKGTRPSTRMGAIGILLNWLIKTQKTIALIEKGKKEPEEVEPTVEALIPVLKGEIPLRVHVHKEDDIAALLMIKRKFGLKITIEHAGDVHSRETFEKIKAEGVPVIYGPFDSLPYKVELKHEDWKNARYLLEVKPLFGLMSDHPVTLQANLYLQLRHFIRLGMSKAEAIKVITHNNAKILGVDDRLGSIEKGKWASLVVWNGDPFCVENYPTHVFAEGELIHEADW
- a CDS encoding M48 family metalloprotease gives rise to the protein RSREFLADEGGAKISGKPWALASALMKIERAVSYRPMRDGNPATAHMFIVNPFKGTSLASLFSTHPPTEARIERLRKISEEMGYAPTF